In one Streptomyces sp. T12 genomic region, the following are encoded:
- a CDS encoding ATP-binding protein — MRHRTLIGRFPVQANGASTPWRGAKEVSGVALVVAQEVPTSSSMAVPHGPAGVGEARHRMRSQLRRGGVADSVIDDAVLILSELLSNACKHGRPLGDALSGDGDVRAAWRVDASGRLIVEVTDGGGPTRPAPATPSVTAHGGRGLNIITALADDWGVRDDARGEVTVWVVVHGDVHDPDAGHRRHDFATRVAAPSVGAISGLDFADAFDDLD; from the coding sequence GTGCGTCACCGGACATTGATTGGCCGGTTTCCGGTACAGGCCAATGGGGCATCCACACCGTGGCGTGGGGCAAAGGAGGTCTCGGGGGTGGCGTTGGTGGTGGCACAGGAGGTGCCCACGTCGTCGAGCATGGCCGTACCCCATGGCCCTGCGGGCGTGGGGGAAGCGAGACACCGTATGCGCTCACAATTGCGCAGGGGTGGTGTGGCGGATTCGGTCATCGACGATGCCGTACTGATTCTTTCCGAACTCTTGAGCAACGCCTGCAAACACGGCCGGCCGCTCGGTGACGCACTGTCCGGGGACGGTGACGTCCGGGCCGCCTGGCGCGTGGACGCGAGCGGCAGGCTCATCGTGGAGGTGACGGACGGCGGCGGGCCCACCCGCCCTGCTCCGGCCACGCCCTCGGTCACCGCGCACGGCGGCCGCGGGCTGAACATCATCACCGCTCTCGCCGACGACTGGGGTGTACGGGACGACGCCCGGGGCGAGGTCACGGTCTGGGTCGTGGTCCACGGCGACGTTCATGATCCGGATGCCGGACACCGCCGCCACGACTTCGCTACGCGCGTCGCAGCGCCGTCGGTGGGCGCGATATCCGGCCTCGACTTCGCCGACGCCTTTGACGACCTGGACTGA
- a CDS encoding DUF5926 family protein, which produces MAKKRPQTKAKRPQLSDGAPAGGADGHFPVVGAREPCPCGSGRRYKACHGRAAAQAVTELVHRPFEGLPGECDWVALRELVPAATVELTLKGGLPEGVPSVTLATVLPMAWPALRRDDGSVLLGLQNDTASGDISRDLADTLQQALTAQPGTPVQGRRAPADGPRLQDLLDPEGAFEPVVHAGFEFWVPDAENATPEVTASLERANAAAIPTVRLTGVDAAYWCETPDKNHLRWVMPHSEEQLLDALARLHAARKSNLGEGTRLVGSFRAHGLTVPVWDLPSGVGAEDVEKPAAEFAERLAAALATDAPLTADERRARGGLTNRQVTLS; this is translated from the coding sequence ATGGCCAAGAAGCGACCCCAGACCAAGGCCAAGCGCCCGCAGCTCAGCGACGGAGCCCCCGCCGGAGGCGCTGATGGCCACTTTCCGGTCGTCGGCGCACGCGAGCCCTGCCCCTGCGGCAGCGGCCGGCGCTACAAGGCCTGTCACGGCCGGGCCGCCGCGCAGGCGGTGACCGAGCTGGTGCACCGCCCGTTCGAGGGGCTGCCGGGCGAGTGCGACTGGGTGGCGCTGCGCGAACTGGTGCCGGCCGCCACGGTCGAGCTGACCCTGAAGGGCGGCCTCCCCGAGGGCGTCCCGTCCGTCACCCTGGCCACCGTCCTGCCGATGGCCTGGCCGGCCCTGCGCCGCGACGACGGCTCGGTACTGCTCGGCCTGCAGAACGACACGGCGTCGGGCGACATCAGCCGCGACCTCGCCGACACTCTCCAGCAGGCACTGACCGCACAGCCCGGCACGCCGGTCCAGGGCCGCCGTGCCCCGGCCGACGGTCCGCGGCTGCAGGATCTGCTCGACCCCGAAGGCGCGTTCGAGCCAGTTGTGCACGCGGGCTTCGAGTTCTGGGTCCCGGACGCGGAGAACGCCACTCCGGAGGTGACCGCCTCCTTGGAGCGGGCCAACGCCGCGGCCATCCCGACGGTGCGGCTGACCGGCGTGGACGCCGCCTACTGGTGCGAGACGCCGGACAAGAACCACCTGCGCTGGGTCATGCCGCACTCCGAGGAGCAGCTTCTGGACGCTCTCGCGCGGCTGCACGCGGCAAGGAAGTCGAACCTCGGCGAAGGCACCCGTCTCGTGGGCTCCTTCCGCGCTCACGGCCTCACCGTGCCGGTCTGGGACCTGCCGAGCGGCGTCGGCGCGGAGGACGTGGAGAAGCCGGCGGCGGAGTTCGCCGAGCGCCTCGCCGCGGCCCTGGCCACGGACGCTCCGCTCACCGCGGACGAGCGTCGCGCGCGTGGCGGCCTGACCAACCGGCAGGTCACGCTCAGCTGA
- a CDS encoding bifunctional DNA primase/polymerase, with product MREILGRRRRLLRSDGTPELISAALTFATEWRWPVLPGVTTHPQGHSRCGCPDPECTVPGAHPFDPGLLAATTDERMVRWWWANRPTAPIILATGDAAPCAVSLPALPAAHALTALDRMGMRLGPVVASPARWSILVKPYSMEQLGELLYAKDFVPGSLRFHGEGGYIALPPSETGQGPISWQRAPLPGSASPWVPDVEAVVDAVVEALTRTGVSAPEL from the coding sequence ATGCGCGAGATCCTCGGAAGGCGACGCAGGCTCCTGCGCAGCGACGGGACGCCTGAATTGATCAGCGCGGCCCTGACCTTCGCGACGGAATGGCGCTGGCCGGTACTCCCAGGCGTGACGACGCACCCGCAGGGGCACTCCCGCTGCGGCTGCCCCGACCCTGAGTGCACGGTGCCCGGCGCCCACCCCTTCGACCCCGGCCTCCTCGCGGCCACCACCGACGAGCGCATGGTGCGCTGGTGGTGGGCCAACCGGCCCACGGCCCCGATCATCCTCGCCACCGGCGACGCGGCCCCCTGTGCGGTCAGCCTCCCCGCCCTGCCGGCCGCGCACGCCCTCACCGCACTCGACCGCATGGGCATGCGCCTCGGCCCGGTCGTCGCCTCGCCCGCCCGCTGGTCGATCCTGGTGAAGCCGTACTCCATGGAGCAGCTGGGCGAACTGCTCTACGCCAAGGACTTCGTCCCCGGCTCCCTCCGCTTCCACGGCGAGGGCGGCTATATCGCCCTGCCCCCGTCCGAGACGGGCCAGGGCCCCATCAGCTGGCAGCGCGCTCCGCTGCCCGGCTCGGCCTCCCCGTGGGTGCCGGACGTGGAGGCCGTGGTGGACGCCGTGGTTGAGGCCCTCACTCGTACGGGTGTGAGCGCGCCCGAATTGTAG
- a CDS encoding PP2C family protein-serine/threonine phosphatase, translating into MLDIPSRVRVHVETLLAAQNDMGVCDAFEQYAPVGKPDAMNAPHPPKVAGIDSTVPSPAHTVAPAPAASGTSAVPPPNAPGALLQDRLAGWVSDLTTLHELTERLARTDALDGALQELLRAGAALVGARRGLVVLEPADGLGPDTTIGLGLARADLGHIETVPRSAMSYGRILDGLPGGDREIAQPDLLSENGLDPRHREVAARLGYAASYALPLSTEAAGRLGAAVWLYDEPAEPAERQRHLVGLYTRYATEHLARLLEVERTRACMKTMAEELLPSRLPRMAGVQLAARHRTGPRGGGDWYDALPLPDAALGLAVGSVTGSGPSAVAAMGRLRASLRAYAVMEGEDPVAVLSDLELLLRLTEPARSATALFAYCEPALRKITLAGAGHTPPLLIGERRTEFVETSVSAPLGMLACWEAPSVELTAEAGETVLLYTDGLLHRTGDSTDRAFARLHAAAACVPRAIRHDPDAIVDHVLRTVLPDGLDRADSEEDVVLLAARIE; encoded by the coding sequence ATGCTGGACATCCCCTCACGAGTGCGTGTACATGTGGAGACACTGCTAGCGGCGCAGAATGACATGGGGGTTTGCGATGCTTTTGAGCAATACGCACCGGTCGGAAAGCCGGACGCCATGAACGCCCCTCACCCTCCGAAAGTGGCCGGAATCGATTCAACGGTTCCCTCGCCCGCACACACTGTCGCGCCCGCGCCCGCGGCCTCGGGCACCTCAGCGGTCCCCCCGCCCAACGCACCAGGGGCGCTGCTTCAGGACCGTCTCGCCGGCTGGGTCTCCGACCTCACGACACTCCACGAACTCACCGAGCGCCTGGCCCGTACGGACGCACTCGACGGAGCCCTCCAGGAACTGCTGCGCGCCGGAGCCGCCCTCGTGGGTGCCCGGCGCGGTCTCGTCGTACTGGAACCGGCCGACGGGCTCGGCCCGGACACGACGATCGGGCTGGGCCTCGCCCGCGCCGACCTCGGCCACATCGAGACCGTCCCGCGCAGTGCGATGTCCTACGGGAGGATCCTCGACGGACTGCCCGGCGGCGACCGTGAGATCGCCCAGCCGGACCTGCTCTCCGAAAACGGGCTCGACCCGCGCCACCGCGAGGTGGCCGCACGCCTCGGCTACGCCGCGAGCTACGCGCTGCCCCTGTCCACCGAGGCCGCCGGCCGCCTCGGCGCCGCCGTGTGGCTGTACGACGAGCCCGCCGAACCGGCCGAGCGCCAGCGCCACCTCGTCGGCCTGTACACCCGCTACGCCACCGAGCACCTGGCCCGGCTCCTCGAAGTCGAACGCACGCGCGCGTGCATGAAGACGATGGCCGAGGAACTGCTGCCCTCCCGCCTGCCCCGCATGGCCGGCGTCCAGCTCGCCGCACGGCACCGTACCGGCCCGCGCGGGGGCGGCGACTGGTACGACGCGCTGCCGCTGCCGGACGCCGCACTCGGCCTGGCGGTCGGCTCGGTGACCGGCTCCGGGCCCAGCGCGGTCGCCGCGATGGGACGGCTGAGGGCCAGCCTGCGGGCGTACGCCGTCATGGAGGGCGAGGACCCGGTCGCGGTCCTGTCCGATCTGGAACTGCTGCTCAGACTCACCGAGCCGGCCCGCTCCGCCACCGCCCTGTTCGCCTACTGCGAGCCCGCCCTGCGCAAGATCACGCTCGCCGGGGCCGGGCACACCCCGCCGCTGCTGATCGGCGAGCGGCGCACGGAGTTCGTGGAGACCTCCGTGTCCGCGCCGCTGGGCATGCTGGCCTGCTGGGAGGCGCCCAGCGTGGAGCTGACGGCGGAAGCCGGAGAGACGGTTCTGCTCTACACCGACGGACTGCTGCACCGCACCGGCGACTCCACCGACCGCGCCTTCGCCCGGCTGCACGCGGCGGCGGCCTGCGTACCCCGGGCGATCCGGCACGACCCGGACGCCATCGTCGACCACGTGCTGCGCACCGTGCTGCCGGACGGGCTCGACCGGGCGGACAGCGAGGAGGACGTCGTGCTGCTGGCGGCTCGCATCGAGTAG